The Halalkalibaculum roseum genome window below encodes:
- a CDS encoding MarC family NAAT transporter, which produces MFEEFIKESVPLSSYFVGTTTFLLAAFTSIISVANPLAAMPVFVSLTEENTDAERSNIARKSSFYMFMVLTIFLFGGTYIMSFFGISLPGIRIAGGLIIMRAAVSMLSPEDPGRKLSEVDREAAKEKDDISFTPMAMPMLSGPGSIAVVIGLASQAEGFFDLLMVTVAIAIVALISYLILRLAPISARYIGPSGMSAVTRMMGFIAMAIAVQFILNGISRYFGIG; this is translated from the coding sequence ATGTTTGAAGAATTTATTAAAGAATCCGTTCCACTTTCCAGCTATTTTGTAGGAACAACAACGTTCCTGCTTGCTGCATTTACCTCAATCATCTCAGTCGCGAATCCACTGGCGGCCATGCCGGTATTTGTATCCTTGACCGAGGAGAATACCGATGCTGAGCGATCGAATATCGCCAGGAAATCTTCCTTTTATATGTTCATGGTGCTGACCATCTTCCTGTTTGGCGGGACCTACATCATGAGCTTTTTCGGCATCAGTCTGCCTGGCATCCGTATCGCGGGAGGACTCATTATTATGCGCGCTGCTGTATCCATGTTGAGCCCTGAAGATCCAGGTCGTAAGCTTTCGGAGGTAGATCGTGAGGCAGCCAAGGAGAAGGATGACATTTCTTTCACGCCGATGGCCATGCCCATGCTCTCAGGTCCCGGTAGCATAGCCGTTGTCATCGGTCTGGCATCTCAGGCTGAAGGTTTTTTCGATCTGCTAATGGTTACGGTGGCAATCGCAATAGTGGCCCTGATCTCGTATCTCATACTTCGTCTAGCCCCCATTTCAGCCCGATACATCGGACCTTCCGGCATGAGTGCCGTCACCCGCATGATGGGCTTTATCGCCATGGCTATTGCCGTTCAATTTATCCTCAATGGCATTTCCAGGTATTTTGGGATAGGATAG
- a CDS encoding type III pantothenate kinase has protein sequence MFLAVDAGNSNIVLGIYDGGEWIQVWRIETEKDKGSDDYRAIFLSHFEQADIPLETISGVMIASVVPHLTDHLQNALHELTGIMPLILGHHTDSGISLEADNPKEIGPDLIAGAVGAYHSTQDTCIVVDFGTATTLVAVEQPGRLTGGVICAGLKITIDALIGRTALLGDIPLRVPSKVLATDTVGAMQSGLIRGHACMVEGLINKIKEEIGQAQVVATGGLAETLAPYIESFDRVDPLLTLDGMRMIYDRRE, from the coding sequence ATGTTTTTAGCAGTTGATGCAGGTAACAGCAACATTGTGCTGGGTATCTATGACGGTGGAGAGTGGATACAGGTTTGGAGAATTGAAACGGAAAAAGATAAAGGTAGCGATGACTACCGCGCGATTTTTCTTTCCCATTTTGAACAGGCTGATATTCCATTGGAAACCATCAGCGGGGTGATGATAGCCAGCGTGGTACCGCACCTGACGGATCATTTGCAAAATGCCCTGCATGAGTTGACAGGGATTATGCCCCTCATTTTAGGTCACCATACAGATTCGGGTATATCCCTGGAGGCTGATAACCCTAAAGAGATTGGTCCGGACCTGATTGCCGGGGCTGTGGGCGCGTACCACTCCACTCAGGATACCTGCATTGTTGTGGACTTTGGGACGGCCACTACCCTCGTTGCGGTTGAACAGCCCGGTAGGCTTACGGGAGGGGTGATCTGTGCCGGACTTAAGATTACCATTGATGCCTTGATTGGTAGGACGGCTCTGCTGGGAGATATCCCGCTCAGGGTTCCTTCAAAGGTATTGGCAACAGATACTGTAGGTGCTATGCAGAGCGGATTGATCAGGGGACATGCCTGTATGGTAGAGGGGTTGATCAATAAAATAAAGGAAGAGATCGGTCAGGCGCAGGTCGTAGCCACCGGCGGGCTTGCCGAAACACTGGCTCCCTATATCGAAAGTTTCGATAGGGTGGATCCACTGCTGACGTTGGATGGGATGAGGATGATTTATGACAGAAGGGAGTAG
- a CDS encoding CDGSH iron-sulfur domain-containing protein — translation MGDPNIAQTKPFVMEIDAGTYAWCACGQSDNQPYCDGSHKGSEFKPIIEQVEESKRVAWCGCKHSDNAPFCDGTHKEL, via the coding sequence ATGGGTGACCCGAACATAGCACAGACGAAACCATTTGTAATGGAAATAGATGCCGGCACATATGCATGGTGTGCTTGCGGCCAATCTGATAATCAGCCTTATTGCGACGGTTCCCATAAAGGTTCGGAATTCAAGCCAATTATCGAACAGGTTGAAGAATCCAAGCGTGTTGCCTGGTGCGGGTGCAAGCATTCCGACAATGCCCCTTTCTGTGATGGCACCCATAAAGAGCTGTAG
- a CDS encoding DinB family protein — MDATTRLKRLFRFDVWATRHMMEVLRENPDLDKYQEALHLLGHLLNTQQIWYLRTVSKSSDHLNLWPEIDLEKCENIYNSMPDKWDELLSKHQDDPDILISYQNTKGDSYETKLSDILYHVIIHGQHHRAQIATLFRKSDIDPPPTDFIYFTRMHH; from the coding sequence ATGGATGCCACCACACGTCTTAAGCGCCTATTCAGATTCGATGTCTGGGCTACGCGGCATATGATGGAAGTTCTGAGGGAAAATCCGGATCTCGATAAATACCAAGAGGCCCTTCATCTGCTTGGACACCTGCTCAATACCCAGCAGATATGGTACCTGCGGACAGTTAGCAAAAGTTCTGATCACCTGAACCTATGGCCCGAAATCGACCTGGAGAAATGTGAAAACATATACAACTCCATGCCTGACAAATGGGACGAATTGTTGTCTAAGCACCAAGATGATCCCGATATTCTCATTTCCTATCAAAATACAAAGGGTGACTCCTACGAAACCAAGCTATCGGATATACTTTACCATGTTATCATTCACGGACAGCACCATCGTGCCCAGATAGCTACCCTGTTCAGGAAGTCAGATATCGACCCGCCGCCAACTGATTTCATCTACTTTACACGAATGCACCACTGA
- a CDS encoding alanine/glycine:cation symporter family protein, which produces MWGTPLVILLCGGGLFFMVYSRFTPFRYFGHAIQVLRGKYDDPDDPGDINHFQALASALAATVGLGNISGVAVAIAMGGPGAVFWMWVSAFLGIATKFFTCTLSIMYRGKDSEGHIQGGTMYMIVEGLGRKWKPLAVLFAIAGLFGPLPIFQANQLTQALREIVYIPNGWVTEQAHFTGDLITGLIILAIVSLVIFGGIKRIGKVASRMVPAMVILYMGIVFVILGIHIDVLPQYLKLIVTDAFTAQAALGGAVGQIIITGFKRAAFSNEAGIGTATLAHGAAKTKEPIREGLVAMMGPAIDTLLVCTLTALSILVTGVWRTGDENGIALTAAAFGEALGPTGPYLLILCVAVFAFSSLFTYSYYGTKCFGFLVGADKQKYYNYFYVISIIFGSVTTISAVINLIDGMYAVMAIPTMTVALLLAPKVMDAARDYFSRMDTFKIYK; this is translated from the coding sequence ATGTGGGGCACCCCGCTGGTCATTTTGCTATGCGGGGGCGGACTCTTTTTCATGGTCTATTCCAGGTTTACACCTTTTCGATATTTCGGTCACGCCATACAGGTACTAAGGGGTAAATATGATGACCCTGATGACCCGGGTGATATCAATCACTTCCAAGCGCTTGCCAGTGCCCTGGCAGCCACTGTGGGACTGGGTAATATCAGCGGTGTGGCTGTTGCTATTGCTATGGGCGGACCGGGTGCCGTTTTTTGGATGTGGGTAAGCGCCTTCCTGGGCATTGCCACTAAATTTTTTACCTGTACCCTGTCGATAATGTATCGCGGTAAAGATAGCGAAGGACACATACAAGGCGGAACCATGTACATGATTGTGGAAGGGCTAGGCCGGAAATGGAAGCCGCTTGCTGTGCTTTTTGCCATTGCGGGACTATTCGGTCCGCTTCCCATATTCCAGGCCAACCAGCTTACCCAGGCACTGCGAGAAATTGTCTACATACCAAACGGTTGGGTTACCGAACAGGCGCATTTTACCGGAGATCTCATTACCGGTTTGATCATACTGGCAATCGTTTCCCTGGTCATTTTCGGCGGCATAAAGCGTATCGGTAAGGTTGCTTCACGGATGGTTCCGGCGATGGTGATTCTCTATATGGGTATCGTATTTGTGATACTCGGCATCCATATAGACGTACTGCCCCAATACCTGAAACTCATTGTGACTGATGCCTTCACGGCCCAGGCAGCACTTGGCGGAGCAGTCGGCCAGATTATCATCACAGGATTCAAGCGCGCTGCTTTCTCCAATGAGGCAGGGATCGGTACCGCTACCCTGGCCCATGGCGCCGCAAAAACCAAAGAACCGATCCGGGAGGGCTTGGTTGCCATGATGGGTCCTGCTATTGACACCTTGCTGGTTTGTACACTGACTGCCCTTTCCATTCTGGTTACCGGCGTCTGGAGAACCGGCGATGAGAATGGAATCGCTCTTACCGCAGCCGCTTTCGGAGAAGCCCTCGGCCCCACAGGACCCTACCTGTTAATTCTCTGCGTAGCAGTCTTTGCCTTCAGTTCCCTATTCACCTACTCCTATTACGGAACCAAGTGTTTCGGATTCCTGGTGGGAGCTGACAAACAGAAGTATTATAACTACTTCTACGTCATCTCCATTATATTTGGATCGGTGACAACTATATCCGCCGTAATTAACCTTATCGACGGTATGTACGCCGTCATGGCAATTCCTACAATGACGGTAGCCCTTCTGCTGGCACCCAAGGTGATGGATGCCGCACGAGACTACTTCTCACGGATGGATACCTTCAAGATTTATAAATAA
- a CDS encoding ankyrin repeat domain-containing protein encodes MINKKQAFKIVTAMLIAAFAALPLTIQAQDTELFESVRSSDHYSLESMINNGMDIDQMDQSKNTALMVAAKIGDKLVVDALLDNNANPNITNSAGATALMIAAKYGHAHVVDRLLQHNADPLIQNHNGIRASRFAIAYGHDNVYRQLLDAEQDALKGDGELTRTTS; translated from the coding sequence ATGATCAACAAAAAACAAGCGTTTAAAATAGTCACCGCAATGTTAATAGCTGCTTTTGCAGCTCTGCCGCTTACCATTCAGGCACAGGATACCGAGCTGTTCGAATCCGTTCGCAGCAGCGATCACTACTCTCTGGAATCGATGATTAACAATGGAATGGATATCGACCAGATGGATCAAAGTAAAAATACCGCTCTCATGGTTGCCGCTAAAATAGGCGACAAGCTGGTCGTAGATGCATTGCTGGATAATAATGCAAATCCCAACATCACCAACAGTGCCGGCGCAACCGCCCTCATGATTGCAGCCAAATACGGCCATGCTCATGTGGTAGACAGGCTCCTGCAGCATAATGCCGATCCATTGATCCAAAACCATAACGGTATTCGCGCTTCACGCTTTGCCATAGCCTACGGGCATGACAATGTATACCGTCAGCTGTTGGATGCTGAACAGGATGCATTGAAAGGGGATGGAGAACTGACACGAACTACCTCCTAA
- the ruvC gene encoding crossover junction endodeoxyribonuclease RuvC, with protein MPDLILGIDPGSRNTGYSILTEENGKLVALRCDVIKLAHLDDHSDRLQHIFEKVTDIIKSFNPTSCAVETPVYGVDPLAMLKLGRAQAAAILAITNNGISVKEYYPKEVKKSITGNGNASKDQVAFMLRKMVTLPEEKLSKDATDALAVAWCHLMKYNSLENQVPSSGQKLHQNNSKGSWESFVANNPDRVRD; from the coding sequence ATGCCAGACCTTATTTTAGGAATTGATCCGGGTTCCAGAAATACCGGCTACTCTATTCTCACGGAAGAAAACGGCAAGCTGGTAGCCTTGAGGTGTGACGTGATAAAACTGGCCCATCTCGATGATCACTCCGATCGATTACAGCATATTTTTGAAAAGGTAACCGATATCATTAAATCGTTTAATCCTACTTCCTGTGCCGTGGAAACGCCGGTCTATGGGGTGGATCCTCTGGCCATGCTGAAACTGGGAAGAGCCCAAGCTGCTGCCATCCTGGCCATCACAAACAATGGTATCTCTGTAAAAGAGTACTATCCCAAAGAGGTGAAGAAATCCATCACCGGAAACGGTAACGCCAGCAAAGATCAGGTTGCCTTTATGCTTCGCAAGATGGTTACCCTTCCCGAGGAGAAGCTCTCCAAGGATGCCACCGACGCCCTTGCCGTGGCCTGGTGTCATCTCATGAAATATAACTCGCTTGAAAATCAAGTACCTTCTTCCGGACAGAAACTTCATCAGAATAATAGCAAAGGCAGCTGGGAATCATTTGTAGCCAATAATCCGGACCGGGTCAGGGATTGA
- the ruvA gene encoding Holliday junction branch migration protein RuvA yields the protein MIAYLKGTLAKKASEAIIVDVHDVGYEVEISSQTFDQLPAEGKDLKLLIHHHITDNDQRLFGFFSSDEKELFELLNGVKGVGPKLGLKILSGLPAPDIIQAIVQADKTALSQISGIGKKTAERMILELKDKIGEIATTAGTAPSGSVSGNLKDEAISALESLGFKKRDAEKAVVAAARENDAGGDVQLLIKNALSQLKR from the coding sequence ATGATTGCATATCTGAAAGGTACTCTTGCCAAGAAAGCATCCGAAGCCATCATAGTTGATGTGCATGATGTCGGCTACGAAGTTGAAATATCCAGCCAGACCTTCGACCAGCTCCCGGCAGAGGGCAAAGACCTGAAGTTGTTGATTCACCACCACATCACAGATAACGATCAGCGCTTATTCGGATTTTTCTCTTCCGACGAGAAAGAGCTCTTTGAATTGCTGAACGGTGTAAAAGGTGTCGGGCCGAAACTGGGCCTAAAAATACTCTCCGGCCTCCCGGCTCCCGATATTATACAGGCTATCGTTCAGGCCGATAAAACGGCCCTTTCTCAAATATCGGGGATAGGTAAAAAAACCGCTGAGCGTATGATTCTGGAACTTAAAGATAAGATTGGTGAAATAGCCACTACCGCGGGAACCGCACCCTCCGGTTCTGTTTCCGGAAATCTGAAGGACGAAGCCATATCGGCCCTGGAGTCTCTCGGCTTTAAAAAACGGGATGCTGAGAAAGCAGTGGTTGCCGCCGCACGGGAAAATGATGCAGGAGGCGACGTGCAACTCCTCATAAAAAATGCCCTTTCCCAGCTCAAGAGATAA
- a CDS encoding response regulator, translated as MAEQKTILVVDDEQDLLDLIEYNLKKEGFDVLKAEDGKEGIKMARKHMPDLVLLDIMMPKMDGLEAVEVIRNDEELKRIPIIFLTARGDEKTEVEGLNKGGDDYITKPISTTKLISRIKAVLRRFEDNEDFGNRLEVHDLVIDKDRYIVTQDEEEFQLPRKEFELLYFLASRKGKVMDRQTLLNQVWGDNIYVVDRTIDVHVRKIREKLGDEYIETVKGVGYRFKE; from the coding sequence GTGGCTGAACAAAAAACAATTCTGGTTGTTGATGACGAACAAGACCTCCTTGACTTAATAGAATACAATCTCAAAAAAGAGGGCTTTGACGTACTGAAAGCCGAGGACGGAAAAGAAGGGATAAAGATGGCCCGCAAGCATATGCCGGACCTCGTCCTGCTGGATATCATGATGCCCAAGATGGACGGGCTTGAAGCGGTAGAAGTGATTCGCAATGATGAAGAACTGAAACGAATCCCAATAATTTTCCTGACTGCCCGGGGAGACGAGAAGACCGAAGTAGAGGGACTCAATAAGGGAGGAGATGACTACATCACAAAACCCATCAGTACAACCAAATTGATATCACGTATCAAGGCTGTACTCCGGCGATTTGAGGATAATGAGGATTTCGGAAACAGGCTTGAAGTGCATGACCTGGTCATCGACAAAGATCGCTACATTGTAACGCAGGACGAGGAAGAATTTCAGCTGCCACGCAAGGAGTTTGAACTGCTTTATTTCCTGGCCAGCCGAAAGGGCAAGGTGATGGATCGTCAGACCCTGCTCAACCAGGTTTGGGGTGATAATATCTATGTAGTGGACAGAACCATTGACGTTCATGTTCGAAAGATCCGGGAGAAATTGGGCGATGAGTATATTGAAACTGTGAAAGGAGTAGGATATCGCTTTAAGGAATGA
- a CDS encoding sensor histidine kinase — translation MIKNPVKRNSRLAVRSALISAIPVGIAGGLLSYFFFSIPLSNALIFMAALAVITSIIAYWVIYKIQFSRLEQLNRITRNIARKRFEDYENLSTDHKDELDYLITQSVRASKTVEREIQRLNRIENYRKEFIGDISHELKTPIFAIQGFIETLLNGAIEDEEVNRQFLKKAMRNVNRLTFLTKDLMEISKLETGELKSEIQDIYVGNLIKDVVESLQYKAQKENVEIELEDIGKNILVHADRNQIKQVLINLVENAIKYNRSGGTVTVGTKPFSKDKNRILVYIQDTGIGIDQQYIDRVTERFFRVDKSRSREKGGTGLGLAIVKHIMEAHGEKFFIESTPGVGSTFSFTLTKVQRSPVSDTID, via the coding sequence ATGATTAAAAATCCAGTTAAACGGAACTCCAGGCTTGCGGTTCGCAGTGCGCTGATCTCAGCAATACCGGTGGGAATAGCCGGCGGACTGCTCTCCTACTTTTTTTTTAGCATTCCGCTTTCGAATGCCCTCATTTTTATGGCTGCTCTCGCCGTAATCACCTCTATTATTGCCTATTGGGTTATTTATAAAATTCAGTTCTCACGTCTTGAACAGCTGAATCGGATCACCCGCAATATCGCCCGAAAGCGGTTCGAGGATTATGAAAACCTCTCCACCGACCATAAGGATGAATTGGACTATTTGATTACGCAATCGGTACGAGCCAGTAAAACGGTGGAGCGTGAGATACAGCGGCTGAACCGCATTGAAAACTATCGCAAGGAGTTCATCGGTGATATCTCTCATGAGCTTAAAACACCCATCTTTGCCATCCAAGGATTTATTGAAACCCTGCTTAATGGGGCCATCGAGGATGAAGAGGTGAACCGCCAGTTCCTGAAAAAAGCGATGCGCAATGTGAACCGCCTAACCTTCCTCACCAAAGACTTGATGGAGATTTCCAAGCTGGAAACCGGTGAGCTGAAATCAGAAATTCAGGATATTTATGTAGGTAACCTGATCAAGGATGTGGTTGAAAGCCTGCAGTACAAGGCGCAAAAAGAGAACGTTGAAATAGAATTGGAGGATATCGGTAAAAACATCCTGGTTCATGCCGATCGCAATCAGATCAAGCAGGTGTTGATCAATCTCGTCGAAAATGCCATCAAATATAACCGTTCAGGCGGTACGGTTACGGTAGGCACTAAACCATTTTCGAAGGATAAAAACCGGATACTCGTTTACATTCAAGATACCGGCATTGGTATTGACCAGCAGTATATTGACCGGGTCACCGAACGATTTTTCCGGGTTGACAAATCACGCTCGCGGGAAAAAGGCGGTACCGGACTTGGCCTGGCCATTGTAAAGCATATCATGGAAGCACACGGTGAGAAGTTTTTTATTGAAAGCACACCCGGCGTAGGATCTACCTTCAGTTTTACCCTCACAAAAGTTCAGCGCAGCCCAGTTTCGGACACAATTGACTGA
- a CDS encoding GxxExxY protein translates to MNENELSYKIIGVALQLHSTLGPGLLESAYEEALAYDLIKSGFVVQRQLPMPMIYKEIQMDIGYRIDLMIDHKVIIELKSIEKLAPVHFAQTLTYLKLAGLKLALLINFNSRYLKDGIHRIVNNL, encoded by the coding sequence ATGAATGAAAATGAGTTATCTTATAAGATTATTGGTGTCGCCCTGCAATTGCATTCTACTTTAGGGCCGGGCTTACTGGAGTCTGCCTATGAAGAGGCTCTTGCCTATGATTTAATTAAATCAGGTTTCGTTGTTCAAAGACAATTACCCATGCCAATGATTTATAAAGAGATCCAAATGGATATTGGTTATCGGATTGATCTGATGATAGATCATAAAGTCATCATTGAACTGAAATCCATTGAAAAACTTGCTCCGGTTCATTTTGCTCAAACCTTAACCTATTTAAAACTGGCTGGACTAAAGTTGGCTCTGCTTATCAATTTTAATAGCCGATATTTAAAGGACGGTATTCACCGAATTGTAAACAATTTGTAA
- a CDS encoding mannose-1-phosphate guanylyltransferase: MLHAVIMAGGSGTRFWPRSTKEKPKQFLKIFGDRTMLQETVDRIEPVIPPERVWVITNERYMQLVKEQLPDVPESNIIGEPVARNTAPCVASAATLLQEKDPEATMVVLPADHSIGNPEKFITILETAAHKADEDDALITIGIRPDRPETGYGYIEFSKDSDETVKGHEVKKVVQFREKPDLKTARQFIFSGNFLWNSGMFVWKAAVIANQFKKHLPEVYEQMEELEPAVGTNEQGEAINNFYRNCPSISIDYGIMEKAETVYVVPGEFGWNDVGSWRAVYDLREKDEKGNVIQSDTAILESSENNLVHSENKKLITLVGVENLAVVETEDAILVCNLDESQGVKQIVEALKSNKDLEKYL, encoded by the coding sequence ATGCTACATGCTGTAATTATGGCCGGAGGATCCGGTACTCGTTTTTGGCCGCGAAGCACTAAAGAAAAGCCCAAACAGTTTCTTAAAATATTCGGTGACCGGACCATGCTCCAAGAGACGGTCGATCGCATTGAGCCGGTAATTCCGCCAGAGCGAGTCTGGGTGATCACCAACGAGCGATACATGCAGCTGGTTAAGGAACAGCTTCCCGATGTGCCCGAGTCAAACATCATCGGTGAACCGGTAGCAAGAAATACGGCCCCTTGCGTAGCATCAGCCGCCACACTGCTGCAGGAAAAAGATCCGGAAGCAACCATGGTAGTGCTACCTGCCGATCACAGCATCGGGAATCCGGAAAAGTTTATCACTATCCTGGAAACAGCGGCCCATAAGGCTGACGAAGACGACGCCCTGATAACTATCGGAATCCGTCCCGACCGACCGGAAACCGGCTACGGCTATATAGAATTCAGCAAGGACTCCGATGAAACCGTAAAAGGACACGAAGTAAAAAAGGTTGTTCAGTTCCGGGAGAAGCCCGATCTGAAAACGGCCCGTCAGTTTATATTTTCGGGCAACTTCCTCTGGAACAGCGGGATGTTTGTCTGGAAAGCTGCAGTAATTGCAAATCAGTTTAAAAAACACCTCCCCGAAGTATACGAGCAGATGGAAGAACTGGAACCGGCCGTGGGTACCAATGAGCAGGGTGAAGCTATCAACAACTTTTACCGGAACTGCCCCTCCATCTCCATCGATTACGGCATCATGGAAAAAGCCGAAACCGTGTACGTGGTACCGGGTGAATTCGGCTGGAATGACGTTGGTAGCTGGCGCGCCGTTTACGATCTGCGCGAAAAAGACGAAAAGGGTAATGTGATCCAGTCAGATACTGCCATTCTGGAATCCTCAGAAAACAATCTAGTGCACAGTGAGAACAAAAAGCTGATCACCCTGGTAGGGGTTGAGAACCTGGCTGTAGTAGAAACCGAAGATGCCATTCTGGTATGCAATCTCGATGAATCCCAAGGTGTGAAACAAATCGTAGAAGCCCTCAAGTCAAACAAAGACCTCGAAAAATATCTCTAA
- a CDS encoding MBL fold metallo-hydrolase has protein sequence MKLTFLGTGTSMGVPVAGGFGSERLKGDPRDIRWRCSAWVESEESSIVIDTGPEFRLQSIRSGLDTVDLVLITHEHMDHIAGLDDLRPFCYKQNQSIPLYTTEKAAEAIRSRFDYMFGPNRYPGSTSLDIHVLERATEFRDVNIVPLPAHHGNVTVMGFRLNDISYLTDVKSIPDSTKDIIRGSKLLVLSGLRWEPEHPTHLTIPEAAELAEELEVPKTYLIHMNSYVNHEESNKKLPDHVQLAYDQLIVEVE, from the coding sequence ATGAAGCTTACCTTTCTAGGAACAGGCACATCGATGGGCGTACCCGTAGCAGGAGGCTTCGGTTCGGAGCGGCTGAAGGGAGATCCCAGAGATATTCGCTGGCGCTGTTCGGCTTGGGTTGAAAGCGAGGAGAGTTCTATTGTTATCGATACCGGTCCTGAATTTCGCCTGCAAAGTATTCGTTCGGGGCTGGATACGGTAGACCTGGTGCTGATTACTCATGAACATATGGATCATATCGCGGGACTCGATGACCTTCGTCCGTTCTGCTACAAACAGAATCAAAGCATCCCGCTCTATACTACGGAGAAGGCTGCCGAAGCCATTCGTTCGCGTTTCGATTATATGTTCGGTCCCAATCGCTATCCCGGGTCAACCTCTTTGGATATTCATGTTCTGGAGCGAGCCACGGAATTCAGGGATGTGAATATTGTGCCGTTACCGGCTCATCATGGAAATGTCACGGTTATGGGCTTTCGGCTGAATGATATATCCTACCTTACCGATGTAAAGTCTATCCCGGACAGCACCAAGGATATAATCCGGGGTTCCAAACTGCTAGTTCTGAGCGGATTGAGGTGGGAGCCGGAACATCCCACACACCTGACGATTCCTGAAGCGGCCGAACTGGCGGAGGAGCTGGAGGTGCCGAAGACCTATCTAATTCACATGAACTCCTATGTTAATCATGAGGAGAGCAACAAGAAGCTGCCGGATCATGTTCAACTGGCTTATGATCAGCTTATAGTCGAGGTGGAATAG